One Fundulus heteroclitus isolate FHET01 chromosome 8, MU-UCD_Fhet_4.1, whole genome shotgun sequence genomic window, CGGTGGAAGATTACGAGAGGCCTTACTTTTGCCCCTCTAATATTCTGCCACATTCAAAgagttttaaattaatttgtttttatattattttgactTTATTGTGACTTTTCAGTGTCGAGGCCGTCACTCAGCATAGCTGCTTTATTTCGTCTTCCAGCCCTTAGTGTTTCACAAGTGTCTTATGTGCCTTATTGAAATTGCTGAGCCCTAGGATGGCAATATCTATAACTTTTACTCGCTATTCAGCTTTTCTGCCACCACAATGTCCGGTTGATTAGCCGTCACCTTTTCAACAGTCTGGATCTGGGTGTCCCACAGGATCTTAATTCAAGTCGTGGTGGTGGTCTAGCTGTTGGACCTCCAATCCATACTCAGCATAGATGTACACAAATCCAGCCACGTATGACATTTCACGTACACTTTGCCTGTTAACAGATATAAACCAGAGGATTATATGTTGAACTGCTTCACCTGCATTTGTGCAGAGCAAGAATCTCGAGTCCTGTGTTGTGTGGCCTTTATTTCCTTTTGAGTGTCTGGTCCCATGGTGCCATAATTGGTGCCTCTGATCTGTCCTTCAGTGCAGCCCTCTTTGATCTTTGGTAGGACTTCTCAATGACAGATATATCCTTACCCTCGTGGTTATGGTTCCTGTGATTTTAATCAGACTTTCTTCCTCTGTGGTGGCTTTGACACTTTGGTCAGACCTATATATAATGGTGTATATTATATTATGGGGCTTTGAaagtaattgtatttttttctaaggcCTATCAAATATTGAATAAAtatcagatttagatttaagattttttttaaagattttttaagatttttttttttttcaaataaggGGGAGATGGAGAGCCAATATAGTGTGCGGTgttgtaaataataatttcagcAACATCTTGTCTTCAGCCTGCAGTCAGTCTGCCTGCCACTAAGCTCCTctctcagttttcttttttcattgcaAGCTTTATGATTTGTCACGACAGGAGGAGCACAGGTGTAACAAACAGCATTAACAATGGATCACTTCTGTGGCCCAGGAAACCCTGGGCATGGTGACAGGGACGCGGCGTGCTCAGTGCCAGAAGCGTTTCATGGAACCGAGCCTCGTCAAATGTGCTTGATGAGCTGTCCTCTGTCAAAAAGATCAATTTCAGATCCTGCCATAACCCTTGTTTTATCCCAATCCAACAAGCCAATTTCCACCTTCTGTCCTTATTACCTAAACTCTCCATTGTCCCTAGTTCAGTAATCGACCGTCTGGAAGTGGAAGCTCTTTGACGTTGTCATTTGATATATTTGCCTTTCATTTTACGTGTTCTGCCCTTTGAATCCTTTATCAACTCATCTGTGCTTATCTGGATCTAGTAGCATGTTTTCACTGCACTGttaagtgtcttttttttcataattttaattttgcctTTACACTAAACAGTGTAGAAATAAACAGCCCAATTAAAGTCTGGAATCTATCCTCTTCCTGTTTTAAtcaaaagttgttgttttgttttgttattactAATATTGCATTTTAAAACCCTTTGTGGGGAAAACTCTATTGTGGTTTTCTAGTTTACTTTGATAACAGTTGGGAAGATTAGTTGCTTCATGGACAGTTTATCCCAATTAAATTGCGGGCAGCTTTCACCGACATTCTAGCTTGGCTATATTTGAGCATTTCTCACAGCCCCGAAGGAAAAGAAGCAAGCAGCGAAGTCGATGTATTGCAGGCGTGATAAGTAACAAGCTTTCTGAATCATCTGCATCCAAGTATTTGGCTCCGTGTTATAATGGAAGTACTACAAGAAGAAAAACTCTCCTGCAAATATAGCGGCCTACGACAATATCAATACccctaaaacctttttttttatatatattggCCACATCACCACaacaaagtaaaatgtatttcattgggattatGCATGGCATATCAACAGAAAGTAGAATATCATTGTAAAGAAGAAGGCAATCgagacaatgttttaaattgttCTGATGCACCTCAATAATCCTGatggaaaaaataagaaaaataaaataaattggctCTGGAATCTGAAAGGGATCTTTTTAGTTCAAACGTTTCGtttcttctccaagagacttcctCAGTCTCTGGAGCTGAAGGTAAACTCAGCAGCCCCtttgcatagtggatcaacaagttcAAGTGCGCCGatcaaaactggttgttcaCATCCAAAGGAGAACCAACAGGTTACCAATCGATTGTTTGGGCTCTGATGGCCACTTGTTATCCCCAGAGGGCTGAGTCATGCTCACAACAACAGGAGTGTTGATCCACTATGAGACACTGCTTATACGGCTGAGTTTACCTACATGTTTAGATGTATGTTtaatggttatattttgaaaagaataaaaaaaatctaaaaagtgcgGTGTGCATTTACATCCACCCACCCTGAGTTGATACGCTGTAGAACCACTTTTTGCTGCGATTATAGCTGAAAGTCTTTGGTAGTATAACCAGTGTgggtcgttgactttgcagcgaTCCAACAAGGTTGAACAGGGATGTAGGAGTGGTGGGAAAAAAAGCTCCCCTTTAAGGCTCCGGCAGGCaacttttgtatatattttttacgtatttgttaaaactgtgacTATGTCCTGACATTAGAATATAAGAATGAcaatctgtggaaaaaaataatctcctctgtctcctccaaATGGTCCTActacccatccatccacccatccatccatccatccatccatccatccatccatccatccattttctaacgcgtctatccctgttggggtcgcgaggggcgctggtgcctgtctccagctgtcaaagggcgagaggcgggatacaccctggacagatcgccagtctatcgcaggcaTCCTACTACCATTTTGCAGAAATACAGAAACAACAattcagagccaggaggaatgtctggctctgattaGGCGGTGGCCGTGTCAATCCCTTTTGGGGTGAAGCAGTGGAGGGAGGGCTATGGCAGCAGAGAGCAAGGATGAGGGACCTTTAAGGTGTGCTTCTTCAAATTTTCCGGTGAAATCCACAGTTTTCTCAAAGCTACcgctttaacaggaagaaacatcTTTGACCTGACTTGTGATTGTCCTGTCCTCAGATCCTCcgacctgagctgtggatctctacagTTTGCCCCGTGAAAGGATCATACACTGCCATAGTTTTTTGGTGTGGCTGATGCAGTCAGTTCACCAATGTCTCATTAAGATATAGACTAAAACTGACCTTGAAAAGATTTATGCaaagatttaaacaatttaCTGTTCTGACCAAGACTTCTTGAAATATACTTTTAAGGTAACAATAGACTCAATCACATAACCTTTCATTTCTACAGAATATGCCGTTTGGTTTGTCCCTATGCAACGAGCATTATGattttatgattaaaaaaattactaaaattaGACTACATATGAATACATGTCAAAACAGTGTCTGAGGGCAGGTCTCATAGCTTAAAGTGATACATTGGCTCCAGACTGATATACCTAACAGGCATTTTATGAATTATCTGTTCCCTGGAAAAGTAAGCACGGTGTTTTGATGATTCTATTTTTCCTAAAGGCTGTGTATTGTAGACATGGCAAAAACACTTTCTTTTGTGTGCTTCTGGGAGCTGAGTCACTGTGCAAGAGTGTGCAACAGAGTGATGAAGAGTTGGTGTGAAGAGCCCGAGAGACAGACATGATTATGCACCTCTGACCAGCTAAACACGCAACCAACAAGAAGCAAGAAGGAGAACTGAACCATCCACGTCTGGATCAGCTTGGTTGAAATCCAGCAGtgttatttttatgaaacagaACATGCTTTAGTCTTTCAGCaagatggttttattttatttctttattatggCTAATGTCGGTCCTGAGCTCCAAGAGAGGAGCTGCCAAGCATCCAACAGCCTGACGCCCGTGGCAATGCCTGGTTTGGTTCTCTGGAAAGCGGACAGGTTCTGGCCCACCTGGAGATGGGCTCTATCCCCTCCTGCGCCTTTCTGAAACGCGACCTCCAGGCATTTCTCTGCTGGGGTTCCTCTCATCAATTATTCTGCACCTTCCCAACAGATTCCAGACAGGCGATTAAAAACTCTGAATTATCTGTGGAGACTGTCAGTTTCCCATTTCAGTGAGAGACCATTTGATAAAGGTAAACCTTGGTCATCTAAGCAAATCTGAATGTTCCTTCTCAAACTCGTGTAAGATTCCCTTTAAAAAGTTAGATCATGTTTGTCTTGTTGGTTTATCAATCAGTATATTAAAAGGATTTCTGACCGAAAAGATACAACATCCTCATTCAATTTACaacctagtttttttttttattgagtatATTTTCATAATATATTAATTCCTTTTAtgccttttttatttcaggctctctgaaaaaaacaaaaaaacaatttaccCATTCAAGAGATAGAAAGATATTTAATGATTCTAGATTGATAGCAGACATATTTACTCACTAAGATTAATATGGTTTGAATACATGCTGATGCTACAAATGCATTGTGTGTAAGGTTTTGTAGTGAGAAATAGATTTACATATTACTATTAAAGTACTCTAATGCTGTCTGACATACCCATAGTGCCTTTCCTGAACAGCTTATTTATGCAAAGATTAAATTATTTGCAGACAGATTACATGGACTGATTTGGTAGCTTTTGAATAGAAATTGGTTTCAATGGATTTTAGTtagtatcagagtaaaggggaagAATAGAAATATAGACTAAAatattctgatttttatttgttaaaacattGGAGATCATTTATAATTTTTGCCCCCATTTACCGCCATGCTCCGTTATGACAGAGTATTAAAGCCAGGCTagagaatatatatttttttaaatacgagAGTAAAGTTGtaacattatgagaataaagttatACTATTACGAAAATAAAGTTGtaacattatgagaataaagtcctaatattacgagaataaagtcctTAAACAATGCATTAATGGtcgtaatgtgacaaaattatGAACAGACACATGTACATGTGTCTGTGCTTTACACAGCTATTCACTGTGATCGTGTCTAAACAGTTGCCTCCTAGAAGAAACCTATTTACTAGAGATGCTCATTTACTTTTGGTTAATTACAGAAAACCCAAAGGGAATGTGTAATAACTTCAAAAGGGTTTATTTGCTCTCAGGCGATTTAATTTGATTCAGTTTAGGAAGCTCATGTTTTGGAACCATTACTCTAAGAGAACGAAAAAAATACCATCAAGTATCTGTTATGCGATTTTTCTTTTCGtcttcctttctctcttttctcGCCATCTGCTAATGCACCAGCTGCTTTGGTCTTCAGTTCCgtgacctttaaaaaaatagggTGCGGAGATGAGAAAAGCTGTCCTCCCACACGCAAGGGGATCCTCGTTGGCCTTTAAAAGCTGTTAGCAGTCGTTTTCCTCATTCACACAAACACCGCTTGATAAGAACAACATCAGATTTTAGataaaacctcttttttttcacatctgagTCGCCCGtaaacacgaactgcagcataTCCACAGAACTCTACTCCATGTCAGGGTTGATACTGCTTCTTCTGTTCATGATGATCTTTCTGCTGAATTCATTCTAAGATAAACTGTTGCTGAACATGCCACGCTCGGTTCTATGTGTGCACTACTATTGTTAAACATACTCAcccatttcaataaaaaaaaaaggaaaaggaaaaaaaacaggtataaAGGCCCCAGAACAAGTTGTTTTAACCAAATAGTCAACATATCTCTGCTTACCGTTTTAGATAGCAATACTGTCATTCTTCCAAGTAAAGATAACATTATTGCCAGCTGATATTGAAATTAAAGATATATACACTAACATTATTACTAGTGTGAATTAGATTTTAATACATCTATAATTCAAATTGTAAGTGTAATAAATAGTTTTTGCATATGGGAGAATGTTAAGAAAGTTTAGGCGGTCATTTAACTGGATGTGTTTCCAAGATATcaattaactaattaattaatctaagaTAAACATTCAATTTTATACAGTATATGCAGCATTAAAtatccatttattcatccatctattttttattttacattttattcatcaTTCTTCCTATGATAAATTAAATCACTTTTACTGTTCAGTCGTGTTTGATTTTCACCTGCAGATATACAGACGTACAATTATGATATCAAGAGTTGGCATCGTAAAGATATGAAAGCGCATTCTCATGAGAAGAAACTCATTTTAGATCTCTACAACTTCATAAAAAGCAATTATACTAGAATTGCAGATGCCTGCAGTCACAATATCACCAACATAAACTACATTTTAGGGCACCTAGAGTTTCAATTGTACTAGTTCCACATAAGATAGGAATAAAAACGCTCCTGGATTGATATGAATACCGTTACAGAAACCCTCAGTCACATTATTACTAGCACaaatagatatctatatatatgtgtaaaTCCTTTTCTACTGGTAAGAATAAGGTATATAAAAGTTCATAAAATTTGACAAGGTTGTTTGCGTTGTTTAACAGTCATACTGCATAAGCATTCCATGCAATCCATACATCAATTCTCATATAAATATTGAGCCTTTTAGATCTCCATATTCAATATGATGCATCTGCTTCAAGGTTTGATGTGTCTTGCATTAGAAGATGGTATTCCACATATTTTGGTAGTAACGAGGGTTCCTTTGAGCTGCTATCCATCTGCtactgacctctgacctctgacagCAAGGTGTTTCCACCCTCACGGCTGCCCCTTTTGGACCAGTGTCTAAAAACCTGAAGGaagaatctatctatctatctatctatctatctatctatctatctatctatctatctatctatctatctatctatctatctatctatctatctatctatctatctatctatctatctatctatctatctagctatctatctatctatctatcagaacattttaacatttggcagcttctttggtttggatttgcacaaacatgtctgctAATGTGAAGCTCATTTAGGAAGCCTCTTTTAAAAAATGACTGGCAAAGTGTTTTGAGGTAAAGGAAAAAATTATTGCAAGAAAAAATGCCGGTTtcacttctgcttttttttccctcatctcAGCCTAAACATCTAAAATCTTTCCACAGCCATACCTGGTTTTATTTTGCTTGCAGATATCAATAAATCATTGGATTCGGGAAACTGTCCTATTGATTTCATGTAACTACTTataagttaattaaaaaaaaaacaatgtggtcAGAGTTATTCTGTGTGACACCTTACcttcactttctgtttttttgtcgGACTGTCAGAGGCTCTGGTAACTGACTGACTCTTGATTCAGTCTCATATGTTCTCTCACATCCACAGGTCACAAATTATGTTTGTatttaataaatacagttttcttGCTGTGGTTTGTCAGGTCAGCGTGACTGTGGTCCACCACCTCGAGCACTGACAATTTGTTACTGCCATCTTGTGGAGAGACAAAATAACTCCATCTGGCCAAGGTGCTTTTAGGTATCTTTGTTTTCAACAACGTATCTCAAAATCTGAGCTACATCATTGAAATCAAGGGCCTTAAATGATCTGTAATGGCTCATTCTCAACAGTCCTATTAAATTCCAGTCATCTTACTGACTGTGATAGCCATTCAAAATTCCTGATGCATTTTCTTAACCAAAATGGCCCTTATTTGTGTTGCCCGTGTTTCAAGTTAGGTGGAACTCCATGTTCACTAAGGTTAGAATATGCATTCCAATTAGCCTCATTTGTCATACTGAAAGTaccatttgaaaataataagaTTCAGGAAGACATTAAACATACCTAAGGCcacatttctttgttaaaaggcttttttttattggtttgatttaaaattctaaacttaaatgtcatgttttcattagctgtaagcagaaaatcacCGCAATTAATGGAAAAAAGAGGTTGAAAGTAATTTTCTTCTGCCTGTGTGTAATATctgcatagattttttttagtcagtgaattgagttactaaCATAAATAACCTGAtgagtaatattctaatttattgaccATGGTAGTACAGTTTAGttgtacaacttttttttaaccatgtaacttaaaatattcaaaatCTTTGGCCAGACACCTTCTTTTAGGATGGAAACGTAGGATTCACCACAAATCTCAGACACTAAGATGGACTTCAGTTTAACAGTAACAAGCTCATTCATTTATTCCGATTagtcaatttttttattataaagtgTGTAACTTTAACTGAAACAAATGCAACTTTGTATTCTTGCTTTTTATTCTtaacagatcttttttttttttttttttgtaggggCCACAATgtggcactgttgccttgcagcaacaaGGTCCTGAGCTGAACCCCAGGCTTGGTCTTTTTGAATGGAGcatgcatgttctccccatgtGTGGGTCTTCTCCAGATACTCTGACTTCCTCATGatttaataaagtttatttttacattttttgagtATTTGTGAGTATTCTGTGCAGTATCGTCCGCTATTACAACCCTAATTCAGACTTTTCTCAAACATTAAACAGAAATCTTGCTATTTCAGAGCTAAAAGGTTGTCTCTTCATTTCATGATTCACCTTTGACCTGTTGCTCaaatgttatatattttatagcttaactgttttatttgcaCATCTTCATGTATtatttcacagtaaaaaaaaaaaaaatcttgatcgTCAGCTCTCTCTCAGCCGCCTCAACACCAGCAACTTTGGCTGCCTGGATGTGGAGCTTTCCATCTGGAGAAAGGCTGCAACTGACATCTTCATGGTTCACCCCTTCAGGCAGATCAAACTCCTGTCTGAACTCCTGCAGTCTGTAAGAGTAGGAGCCTTTGCCgtcctcttcttttttctctgtcttGCCGCTGACTCTCAGCTTCCTGCCCACCTGCCTGACTGACAGCTCTTCTGGAGCAAAGCCTTGAGTGTCCAAGGTTAGGCCAAAGTGCTCTCCCTCTTTGTCCAGCTGGTAGGAGACTGGCTGCAGAGCCACGCTGCTCCTCAAAGGCTCTGTGTCCTCCAGGATCTGGCTTTGAAGTTTGTCCATCAGCTGAAGACTGCTGCGCAGCTCTTGTAGGTTTCTTTGCAGGAGATCCTGCTAGTGGAACAGAGGCCTGACCTCTGGCCACAGGCAGCAGTCAGGCCTCCCAAAGGGCCATCTGGAATCCACGAGAGAAAATtaggtttcttctgttttgtattGAGCCTTCAGGCGTCTCTTCACTCCTTTATTGCTTTTGTTGCTTCCTATCAGTCAGTGGGACTGTCCCGACTGGAGATGCTCAGGGAATCTCCGGTAATTACCACACATCTACACTAGGGAGAGCTGTTTTACAGGCGCGATGATATCACTTTTCCTGACTAATGCATTTAAACGACTATTGATGGACAACGGATACGCAGAAGGAtatttgtaattaattaattctaatgggaaaatgtttgtttcttcCAAGCTGAATTCAAAATCTGATATTTTATCTACAATCACtcactttattatttattatctccTAATATAAACTTCACGTCATCTAATTAAATCAGCCGCGACTTGATAACATTAAACTGTTTCTCAAATTCTGAAACAAaaagcctgtttgtttgtttgttttgttttgctttccgACAAGACCCAACgtaatcaatgaggcccaatAGTCAATCACATCAGCCAGTGGAGGGTTTCCAAATACACGTTCTGTCCTCAATTCATCAATGAAATCAGCGTCCCGTGACTGAGTTCAGCCAATGAGCTGCTCGCACCTGCAGCCACTCAGAGCTCTTTAGGAGCAATTAGGGCCCGCCAGCCAGTGACGGCTGGGGCAGGCAGGAGTCAGGGTCCGCGGTAGTCTGCAGCGAGGGCAACTCATACGCACCGGCAGCTTTCATCGTGGCATCAGCTTTGACCGATGcaacttaaaaacaacaacccgGTGGCGATGGAAAAACGCACGGATCTGGCTTCGCTGTTCTGCATGATCGGCCGTCACGGTCCCGCCGTGGCCGTGGCCGTGATTGCCATGGTGTCCGTGGTGGCAGGTTTCATCATCTACCGGAGCGTGAAAGGCAAGCGGAGGAAGGCCGAGGCTGGAGCCGGAGACgtgggcagcagcagcagccccgCAGCGAGGCAGGACGCGTCGCTGCCGCAGCTGGAGAAGGAGCCGAGTCCGGAGTGTGACGCACGCAGCCCGGTGGAATCAACAGGTAAGAGCCGCTGTCAGGGGAGGAAACTGTtgccttttaaaaatgtcaaaactacttatatttgttttacattgtcctttttttaactTGATGGATTCAATTACGTCGTGCGAATAAAGAATGTTCCGAGGATCTGCTCTTAAAAAGTTATTGAGAAACAAGTGAGATGATTTCTAGCCTTTTTCCTAAAATCTAATCTGTCAAACGGGTTGGTGACAtgtaagaatatatatatatatatatatatatatatatatatatatatatatatatatatatatatatatatatatatatatatatatatatatatataaaatttaaaaaaaaaaaaaaaaaaaaaaaactgggcaCCCTATGTTCATACATGTTCTGATCCCATTTGCAAGAGTCCTGTTTATACTTTTATCAATATCTCTTCTGAACAGTTACTGTTAAGGCTCTCGTTTCAAAGTtgtggtggggaaaaaaaaagttctcaaTGTTATATTTACAACATTGAGTGACCCCCCCTCCATTATTTCAAAGCCATACACTTTACCATTGTAATACAACTGAACTTATTCAGTCCAAATTGCAGATCATGCTAAATACATTTGTTAAACCTGCTAATGcagaatttatattttatattcatGTACAGAATTGATCCATTTCTGGCAACcaactgctgtgtttttgtttaaaatttacaTCCCGTTGAGTAATTTGTGTTTGGTGTATATTCcctagtgttttatttatttatttttttaaatggttatCTGACTAAGTTAAAGCTGAACATTAGGAAATGTACTTTTCTCGGCCATGAGTTTCagtgtggtatttttttttcattaaatatagTAACTTTAAGAAAAGGATGGCACCATACATTTTAGAGTTATTACCTCAAACTAAAGTGagcatttgtaaaatatttttcatgcaTTGTATGTAAAGTATTCCAATGCATCTTCTATTAAAGCCAAAACAGATACAATGACTATCTTACTATTTTATACACATGAAAACTAACCCCAGGACCAATGTGACAACCATCCTGGACTGAGCTCTGTGCTAACAATTTCAGCTTGCTGCGTTTGCTCACGTTATCTTTTCTGTTGAAtacaaaagcaaacaacaaaattaccTTGACCCCTTAACTTTACAGAATACCAACTTGCATCAAAGCTGGTTTTAGAGAACTACCTTTGCAAAATGAACACAGGGGCAAATGTCTTGCATAATCAGGCTTcaatatttgattaaaaattatCCCAATATGGTGCTTCTTTCTTGAATGcagacctatttttttttttttttttttgatcctGAAAACTGCACTCATGCAGAATAAGGAAGTGCTAAATTCATAGAAACTGAAATGAGAATTGCAAATGGAAAAGGTTTGGCCCCACCAATGGAGCTTTCCTGTCATGGTTAACTAGAGGTTTACCACAGAGGCTTCATTTAACAGGTTGGGTAAGTACAATCTATCAATTGGTCTGTCAGGTTGTTGACCTTTTTCTAAAAGGTATAAAGAGGATAAACTTTTTAACTGACCACTAgccattttgttaaattaacaAGTTATGCATTTCACTTTTCAAGATAGATTCTGAAAATCTGGCGCAATTACAGTAATAGTACTCTTGAGTTCTGACTgtcatatttgtaaaaaaaaaaaagagacttcaATTcacataaaagctttttttttaagattttactgAACATATGattcaaaagtgaaaatgtaacttttggGGCTGTCAAGTTTTAGGAATGTAATTCAATTAAACCCAATTCTACTGATAAAATTGTCTTGTAGATGTGGGTGAAGCCGTACCAAAAGCCCGAGTTGCAGGTGGAACTCGGAGTCGACGTAGGCAGAGGAACGGCTGTGGCGCCGCTGAGAAGAAAACTCTGCCTTCCAGTCCACCTAAAAGAGAAGTGGAACCAGAGAAACTGTGCAATGCCTCACATGTGGAGGAGACTTCCGGTATTCCCCTCAATGTTGAGGGTGACGTTAAAACCCTGCAAGATGACGGCAGTGAGGCGAAGGCTTTGGAGTTTCAGCAAGATTACTTTAGTAGCCCTCACACTCCACATTCAAACAGTGCAGAGGGAGGCTGTAGCAGCTGCTTCGAGCCTGTAGAGGTTCACGAGAGTCTTGGAAATGAAGAGAAGGTGAGCAGCCATTAAAGAAAATGACAATACCCTTGATTGACCTGCTGGTGGGGAAATGTTAATGCCACTCTGCTGTGTAGTCTACAAATTGACCTCAGTGCTTGCTCTTTCTGTCCAGGTACAAACATCACTGGAGGATGAGGTGCCCCGTCAGGAGGAAGGAAATCCATGCAGTTTGAACAGCCCGGTTTGCCATGATGAAAATGCTCCAGTGGGTTTAAATGGAGATGAAAAACCAAATGATCAGGTGGCCTCAGACTCCATCAGCACAGAGGGTTACTTTGAAAAGCCTACCCTTCACAAGCATGAGTCCCTTCTGTCTACTGAAAAAGAGCGTGAAAGTTCAGTCCTCGACACCTCTGGCTTCAGTCAGTCAAACACTGCAAACCTAGCCACTGAAAATATTCCACTGCATAACCCTGCATGTGACCAACCTTTGACTGTGACAAGCCCAACAATGCCAGCCAGTGACGGTGCAGATGAACAGAGTCCAAATGGGGAAGAGACTGAACACAAGAACAGTCTCGGTGAGATATTGGTTAACTGTGCTGTGCTGCAGTCTAGCAAAGAGCTGGAACTTGAGCAAGATGCTTCTACTTGTAGTAAGGAGAACATTGAGGATGTCAAATATTCATTTGGTGAAACACAGGAAACCTCAGCTCTGGTGTCCAGTCCTGTCATACCATGTTCAAGTTTGTCAGTAAAGCCTGAAACTATCCAGGAAGATCAGGTCCTGCCTTCAGCTGGTCTAAATCAAGAACTCAAAATTGAAGATGACATCACTAATGAATTGGTCAATAAAAGTGCTGCCCCGATTGATCTTGCATGTCCTGAGAGTGAAACTGTTCCCGAAATTCTGATTcctaaagaaaatgcaaaaatacttCTGTCTTCAGGTGACAGGGAGCCCAATGCCGTTGGAAGTGAGGCAAGCTCTGATGCATCAGCGTCTACAGAGATGTCTCTTCCTGATGACTCTTCCTTCCAGAATCAAAGTGAGCAATtgcaaaatgcagaaaatcGTGAGGTCCCCAATGCTTCTGCCCCAGTCATGGCTGAGAGCATAGAACCTGAGATTGGTAAAGACCAGCTGTTACATGAAAATCAAAGCAAGTTGACTTGGTGCCTCCCTGACGTCGGTGAAGAGAGTGGAATTTCAAGCATGACTGTCAGCCCAGATCTTCCTGAAGATGGCGAGTGTTCTTTTACTCATGAGAACGTGCTCCTCACTGGGGTGGATGATCATCCACAGTCTGAAGACCAGGCTGAACTTCAAACCGCAATGGGTGAATCGCCATCTGTCATTGTTGAAGACCCAGCAGATGCAACACTCGACTCTTCTAATGATGCACAACACCACAGTGTTATT contains:
- the stbd1 gene encoding uncharacterized protein stbd1, which encodes MQLKNNNPVAMEKRTDLASLFCMIGRHGPAVAVAVIAMVSVVAGFIIYRSVKGKRRKAEAGAGDVGSSSSPAARQDASLPQLEKEPSPECDARSPVESTDVGEAVPKARVAGGTRSRRRQRNGCGAAEKKTLPSSPPKREVEPEKLCNASHVEETSGIPLNVEGDVKTLQDDGSEAKALEFQQDYFSSPHTPHSNSAEGGCSSCFEPVEVHESLGNEEKVQTSLEDEVPRQEEGNPCSLNSPVCHDENAPVGLNGDEKPNDQVASDSISTEGYFEKPTLHKHESLLSTEKERESSVLDTSGFSQSNTANLATENIPLHNPACDQPLTVTSPTMPASDGADEQSPNGEETEHKNSLGEILVNCAVLQSSKELELEQDASTCSKENIEDVKYSFGETQETSALVSSPVIPCSSLSVKPETIQEDQVLPSAGLNQELKIEDDITNELVNKSAAPIDLACPESETVPEILIPKENAKILLSSGDREPNAVGSEASSDASASTEMSLPDDSSFQNQSEQLQNAENREVPNASAPVMAESIEPEIGKDQLLHENQSKLTWCLPDVGEESGISSMTVSPDLPEDGECSFTHENVLLTGVDDHPQSEDQAELQTAMGESPSVIVEDPADATLDSSNDAQHHSVINEANALCTVHETLHHGIECFNTAGQLSKAAPTDICASEDLGKMESKIVIKGKLEEESKEADTTTEINIMEATMDHNEWITDGTDQDHPWVKPSIASVPQINPVSPEECIQSSFPVNTTCRNADVPPVNEDEQLNTVPSTDEPTETGKRVLAVQPMPQNVSVTFRIHYLTHSPYQKVAITGNRWELGNWKDFIPLEKAKDGLWATVVSLPAERHVEWKFVVMDRGEVCRWEECGNRFLDTGNGENLLVHKCWGLL